The region CATAGGTCTTGTTGGTGTCAACGGTGCTGGGAAGTCAACGCAATTAAGAATTATTGCAGGCTTAGAGGAAGTCAGTTCAGGTGAGGTCTTATATGAGGGACAACCGCGTATTGCATATTTGCAACAAGAATTTGATGTTGATGTAAATAGGACCTTGAGAGAAGAATTGTTTCAAGCATTTGCTGATGCTGCAGAAGTTTTAATTGAAATCAACAAGATAGAGCAACAGATGAATTCAGAAAAAGCTAAATCAGATGATCAATTTTTAAATTCTTTGATTAAACAATTAGGTACTCTTCAAATGCGTTTTGAAGCGTTGCATGGTTATGAGTTGGAGGCACAAATTGAGAAGCTTTTGCCTCAAATAGGCTTTTTTTCAGATGACGCAGAACGATTGGTTGGCGATTTTTCAGGTGGTTGGCAAATGAGGGTTGCATTAGGGAAGATTTTGTTACAAGAACCTGACTTATTGTTATTAGATGAACCAACTAATCATTTAGATCTAGAAACAATTGAATGGCTCGAGAAGTATTTATTAAAGCAAACAGCTGCGATGGTAATTATTAGCCACGACAGAAGTTTTTTAGACAGAATATGCACTAATATTGTAAGTACAGAAAGAGGAATTTCCAGGACATATAATGGCAATTATTCTGATTATTTAAACCAGAAAGAATTAGAATCTGAATCAATTAAGGCAGCTTTTGATCGTCAACAAAAAGAATTAACAGCTCAACAAGATTATATTGAAAGATTTAGAGCTAGTGCAACTAGAAGTACCCAAGCCAAAAGCAGAGAGAAGTTGTTAAATAAACTAGATAAAATAGAAGCACCTATTTCCGAATTAAAAAAACCTAATTTTTCATTTCCTAAAGCTCCAAGATCGGGGAAAAGTGTTGTTAGAGTGGATGATTTGACACATACTTATAACGATAAAATTATTTTTCTAGGAGCTAAGTTGCATATAGAGACCGGAGATCATATCGCAATATTAGGCCCTAATGGAGCAGGCAAATCTACATTATTGCGCTTAATAATTGGTAAGGAAAAAGCAGAAGATGGTTTAGTTGAATTAGGTAGGCATAATGTTATCCCTAGTTATTTTGAACAAAATCAATCTGAAGCGCTTGAACTTAGCAAGACAGTATTAGACACCTTATTTGATGTTGTTCCTGATTGGAGCAATACAAAAGTAAGATCATTATTAGGAAGCCTTGGTTTTAGTAATGATGACGTTTTTAAAAAAGTTGCTGATTTAAGTGGAGGCGAAAAAGCCCGTGTTGCATTGGCTTTGATCATAGTCAAGCCTTGTAACTTGCTTCTCCTTGATGAACCTACTAATCATTTAGATATACCAGCTAAAGAAATGCTTGAAGAAGCAATTAAAAATTATGAAGGTTCTTTGGTAGTTGTTTCCCATGATCGTTACTTCATCTCAAAAGTTGCAAATCGAATTGTAGAAATTAGAGATGGTCAGCTAATTTTTTACTCTGGTAATTATGATTATTATAAGGATAAAAAAAGGCAGCAAATAGAAAAAGAAAAAGCATTACTTGATGAAGCAAAAAAAGAAGCTAAAAGAATTGCTAAGAGAAAACTTCAGCGAAAGAGTAAAAAGAAATAGATATCAGTTCATTATGAATTAAATAGAAATTAAATTGTAGCTATAGACTTCTGAACCCTCTTATATCTATAGGCTTAATATCAATTTTGATTGTAATATTATTTCTTAAAATTAAAAATTTCATTTTCTTACTTATTCCATTACTATTTATAGTATTAACGACATCTTGAGGGTTTTTAACATCTTTGTTGTTGATGGAAATGATAACATCATTTACTTTTAGACCCCTTTTTTCTGCAGGTCCACCTGGTAAAACATATATAATTAAAGCTCCTTTTCCATTTGTAGGAGATAAATTAACTCCTATCATTGGATGAATAGCTCTACCTCGTGATGCTAATTGATTTGCAATTTCTATTGCTTTATTGATTGGAATAGCAAATCCTAAACCTGCTCCAGGACCAGAACGAACCAGTGTATTGATTCCAATTACTTCACCTTGAGAATTAAGTAATGGGCCGCCAGAATTACCAGGATTAATTGCAGCATCAGTTTGAATTAAATTTAATCGCTTATCAGATATACCTAGTTGAGATACATTGCGATTTAGATTGCTAATAATACCTAAGGTTACTGTTTTTTCTAATCCATACGGGTTCCCAACTGCTATTGCCCAATCGCCAACTTCAATTTCCTCAGAATTACCTAAATAAGCCTTTGGCCAAGGTCCTAAGCCTTTAAGTCTTACCACCGCTAGATCCGTCAGGTAGTCTTGTCCCACTACCCGACCTGGAATTCTTCTTCCATCAGAGAGCCCGACCATAAGCTCTTCGCTGTTTTCTACTACATGTGCATTAGTAAGAACAAGTCCTTCCGAAGCAAAAATAACGCCACTTCCTTGCCCTCGTTCAATTCTTGGTCTTTGATATTGTCGATTTGGATTAGCAAAGAATCTTTCAAAATTTGGGTCAATCAATAAATTTGGAGGGAATATATTTCTGTTATTAGTAAATACTTTCCGTTGAGTTTCTATAGTAACTACAGCAGGGCCACTTTTTTTTAATGCTTCAGATACAAACGATTTGTTTGCAATTAGTTGAAATTGTTTGCGTTCAATTTGACTAGTTAAAGGAACTATAAATGCTGTTCTTGCTGAGGTATTTGTCCCTAGAATTAATAGACTTAAGGCATAACCATATATAGGTTTGTATTTCTTCATCAACTCAGAAATAGTTTTTGAGGTTAATTTAATGGTCATTTTATTTTTTGTATTCATTGATTTTTTGGGGGCGTTTCCAAAGTGTTTTTCATGCTTGAATTTTCTGAATGCCTATTGCTTGAATTGAGTATAGGAAGTTTTCCTTATAAGCTAGTTCAAAATGATATTGGCTTTTTCACTTCTTTAATAATTGCCTGTTTTATGTTTTTCTCTAATTTTTTAAGTATTTTTCTTTTTTTAATGCAAGTTTTTGCTTAGTCTTTAATTGAGGGAAAGTGAAATGACTTTTTGATGCCTAGAAAATTATGATGAGCTCTATTTTCCCCTTTGTATATGCTTTGATAGTAATTGTGTTGCTATGGCAGGCATTGCGAGTGATGTCTAGAGGTTTGTTTGCTGCGAATGCTCTTGAGAAAGCAGATAACCCCTTGAAAAAAGATCGTACAGGGCAATTTACTATTCATCCTGAATTACTCAATAAAGATGGGAAGATTACTGATGAGGATCTTCTTACTGTACGCTTCTCAAATGATTTGGATCCTCCAAAGCAAACAGAATCTTCGTCTGAATAAAAGATGTGAGATTCTTAAGTCATACAAGCATTCATCGAATTTAAAAGGGAGTTAATTGTGGATCAAAGAACACGTGTAGTTGCAGCAGTTATTAAATCTTTGAGGTTGCCCCCAAGATTCAGATTACGCCTATTAAAGGAAGATCCGGTTCGTCTAGAATTAAGTCTGACTCCTGCTTATGGTAAAGAACCCATACAAGTGGGTTTGGTTGAATCTCTTGATTTGGTAGCGCGTCGTGATCGAGAAGGAAGAATTCCTAGAGATTTGCAAGGTACGTGGGATTGGACTGTTCGTCATGGCAAGGTAAGTACTGGTGGATGGAATCCTTTTTTGAAAGAAGCGTTGCAAACAATGTTTGAAACTGGACTACCTGCAATTATTTATGAAGAGCTAACAGGTGAGGATTATCATCCTGTTGATGGTGCAAGACATGTTCGATAAAAGGTCTATATGAGTATTTTGAGGTCTTCAACGCTTTTTTGTTCTTAACTAGATAGAATTTGTTTAATCTCCTAAAAGACTATGTCACCTGAAGACATTGAGCCTCGTTATGGATTTGTAAATTATGCTGAAATCTGGAACGGTAGATTAGCAATGCTTGGAATTGTTATTGGGTTGAGTACAGAACTATTAACTGGTCAAGGTATTCTTGGTCAAATTGGATTCGGTTAATTGCTAGAAACTTTTGTTGAAGTTTGAGAATGAAAAGTTGAATAAAGATACAGTCCCACATTTTTCTGTTGGTGAGCTTAATCAAGCTATAGGGAATCTTCTTTCAAGAGGATTTGCTCCTACTTTTTTACTTCATGCCACCGTATCAAAAGCCCAATTAAAGAATGGTCATCTATGGTTAACACTAACTGATGGGAAGGCAAGTATTTCTGCTGTCATATGGTCTTCCTCTTTGAAGAATATTAGTTTTCGCCCTGTTGAAGAAGATGGAGTTGAACTTTTAGGAAAATTAAATTTTTGGCAGAATCGAGCAACGTTAGTTGTTCAAGTAATCCAAATAAGGCCAACGCTTTCGACCGTTTTAAGACAATTTGAAGTAGTTCGCTCTTTATTAGTTAATGAAGGTTTGATAGCTGATGAAAGACGCAGACCATTACCAAGGTTCCCCAGTGCAATTGCTATTTTTACTAGTGTGCCAAGCTCTGCCTATGCTGATATGTTGCGGACCGCAAAGGAACGATGGCCGTTAACGAAGTTATTAGTAGTTGCTATTCCTGTTCAAGGTGAAGTATCTGTAAAGATAAGAGAAGCTTTGTCCAAATTAGCTGATTCTTATTTACATCTAGGGGTGCAAGCTCTGGTCTTGGCAAGGGGAGGCGGTAGTCGGGAGGATTTAATGGTTTTTGATAACGAGGAGCTTTGTAGACAATTAGCAGAATTTCCCATTCCAGTAATTACTGGACTTGGTCATGAAGACGATTTGACTGTGGCAGATCTTGTTGCAGATCATAGATCTGCAACTCCAACAGCAGCAATTGTAGATTTATTACCAAGCAGAGAAATGGCAAAAAATAATTGTATTCAGCTTCGTGCAAGGTTCAAAGATTATGTCACTTGGACTATTCAAAATAAAAGTAGGGAAATTTTAGACAGAAAAAATACATTGGTTAATTTTTCCCCTTTTTTACAACTGAGAAAACAGAAGCAACTACTCTCTCAAATGACCAAACTTTTGATTGCACTTTCTCCTACAAGCTTATTAAAAAGAGGGTTTTGTATAGTTCGCAATAATCTTGACACCGCTGTTAAGTCTGTTAAAGATTTAAAAGTTGGTGACCAAGTAACCATTGAATTAAGTGATGGTTATACACATTCAAAAGTTCAGACTATTTTTCCTAATAAAAAGATATAATAGTTAAATCAAATAAGTTTTGGAGAAGCTAAATTGATTAAGAAAGATCAAGACTCAAATAACAATAAATTATTCAATCAAGATAAAGTAAAAGATTTATCCTCTGTAATTAATAAGTTATCTTATGAGGATTCTCTAAAGCAATTAGATGATATTTTAAACAAGCTTCAAAATGAAAGCCTTCTTGTAGAAGATCTACAGGAAAACTATCTTAAAGCAAAATTATATTTGAAGCATTGTGAACAATTATTAGATAAGGTCGAACAAGAAATTCATGAAATAATACCTAGTGAAATAGATGAAATTGCTAATAATTAGTCATTCCGTTTCTTCTGCTTTAATATCAATCGTTGCTGAGCTAGCAGGAATGTTATTATTTATTTCTTCTGGTACGATGTTATTATTTGAACCACATATTGGACAGAGTATTGAATCTGTAATATAAGATGAGCCGCAGTTAGTACAAGTTTTTATATTCGATTTCAAGCTTCTCCAGCTCAACCAAGCTACTCCACTAATTAAGAAAATTATAAAAAATATTAGAAATAATAATCCGCCTGCTATATCTACAAAAAATCTACCTGCAGAAGTAGGCAATATAAAAATAAATATAATACCGAGCCAAATTATTGTTGATGTTCTATTCATATTTTAAATGGAGATATGAATTGTCTTTGTTTTTCTATGACGATTGACTTGATTACTAACTAATCCAATACTCCAACATTGCCCAAAATAAATAATTAATCCAACTAACCAAATCCAAAGAGTTAATACTAAAACACCACTTATAATCCCATATGCTTGAAAACGTGAGCCTAAAGAAAGGATAGTTCTACTTACTGCAGAATTTAGTAAAGTTAATAGCGTACCAATCATTATTGACCCAGGGATTAGTGGTCGAATAGGTACTCTCCTTCTTGGTACTAATGCTTGTAGTAATAGGGCCATAATTGTAAAACCCATAAAAGGAATAATTACTTGGCCAACTTCTATTAAGGGAATTTTTGATAAAGTATTTGTTAATTGAGGACTATTATCTTTTAGGTCTGTCCATACTGCCCCTGGAATCATTCTTAAATAAGAACTTATTTCATCTATAACCATTAATACACCTACTAGAAGCACAACTAAAAATGCTTCTATTCTATTTCTAATGAGTCTAAAAGCTTGCATTCGCAAAGGAATGGGACTTGTCTTAGAAGGCAGGGCATCTTCCCATAGTCTATCGGCTCCTCTTTGAAGCGTTAAATATGCATTTCCTGCAGTGATAATCAAGAACATTGCACCTAAAATTCCAGCACCAAATCCTTGATTTACAAGTTTTATTAAAGTTGTTTCTACCAATCCAACTACTGAAGGTGGAAGTACTTGCGATGCTAAACCAATAATTTGTTGATCAAGACCTTGTTGATTACCTAAAAACCATGACGCGACTGAAAGAGAAATTAATAATATTGGAAAGAAAGATTGTAGTGTGTAGTAAGCAAAGGCGGCACTAAGGTCAACACAGTCACATCGGTTCCATCTTTGAGATGCATACCATAAACTTCTTAAAAACCAGTTAAAATGGCGACGCCAGTGAATTACCACTCTCTATTGATATCAGATATTTTAATTTTAGTGTAAATATAGTAAATTGTTAGTGCTAGCTTCTTATTTTATATTTCTAAATAGATTATTTTTTCTACATTATCTATGTGCTAAGCCTTAGATGAGTAATGATCACTATTTATTGCATTAATATATTACCCCAAGGAATAAGTCTTTCTAAATCCTGTTCGCAATCAGCTGCTATTAAAGGGAAGTTAACTGCACTTAAGTCTTCTCCTACTTGAACTGAAGTTGGAGGATTGTCTAACCATTTTATAGAACATCCAAGTTCCTGTAAAATTAACCATGATGCTGCTAAATCCCATATTTTTGGTGTTGCTTCAAGGGCTCCAAAAGTTTGTCCAATTGCAACGCTTAGCATATTGAGGCTAGATACACCTAATAAGCGTATTTTTCCAGGAAATCTTTTCTTTGGTTGTTTTTGCAATACACTAATTGATCTACTGCATACAGATACACAATCACTTTTTGATAAATTAGTATCTCTAGGGTTTATTTGCTTGTTATTCACCCATACACCTTGCCCTTTAATTGCGACAACTCTTTTTTGAAGTGCTGGTATATCAAGAATTGCTGTTTCTGGATTTCCATCTACAAAACGTGCTATTGAAATTGCCCAAAATGGTATTCCTGCTGCAAAGTTTGTTGTTCCATCAAGAGGGTCTACTATCCAATATGCTTTAGAAGATGGAACTAATTTAGAGCCTTCTTCACTTAAAACACCTTCTTGTTTGTTGGTTATCGTATTAACTCCATCAACAATAAAATTGTCACTCCATCTATCACAGCTAGTTATTAAAGTTCCATCATCCTTTAATTCAGAATTTATTTTACCAAAGTCCCTTAATTGTCTTTCAGCGACTTTGTCAACTAAATCATGAAGCAATTTAAATTGATCTTTATTTAAGATGCTGGGTCTCGTTTCATTCATAATCAAATAACTATAAAAGTCCAATGCATGCTTCTTCATTTAATGATAAGTGATTTGGTAAGTTTTTTTCACTTAAGGCATTAGTATCTTTATCTTCACAATTTTGTAGTTTCTTAATACCTGTCTTTCTCTGTAAGGTAATTAGGTTTGTATTATAATCAGTGATAGATTTAATATGATTAACTTCTGCTTGAGTTAGGTCTCTTTGAGAAACTATAACCTCACGTTGAGTAGTAATTCCTGTTTTAAGTCTTAGTATAGATAATCTTAAAGACTCTTTTGAAGATTGTATTGCTTCATATGAGTTTTTTATACTTTCTTTAGATATGTTTAATTTATAGAAAATCTCTTCCACTTCTTTTCTTATCTCAGTTTTTTTTAAAGCAATTCTTGCTTCTAATTCTTTCACTTTTTCTTTCTTTGCATTGTATCTTGCTTTGCTATAACCACCGTCGAATATGGGCCAATTAAATTGAAGCCCAAGAGTATTATTTTGACTATTAATACTATTATTAGTTCGAGGCGAAGAGACGAATGTTTCGCCTTTGGATAGGGAACTATCAAATGTATTATATATTGATACTGTTGGCTTTTTACCTGCTAGTGCAGCTTTTGCATTATTTTCATTCATTGATATTTGAAGTGAAATCTGATCTAGTTCTTTTCTATATTTAATAGCATAATTAATACTTTCTTCTAGAGAAATTTTCCATATCCCAATAACTTTGGGCTTAGATCCAATAATTGGAGTTGTATTTGGCTTTAGATTTAGTAATTGCGCCAATTTCCTTTGGTATATTTTTTTATTCCCTAATCGATCTGCAAGCAATTGTTTGTCATTAGATAACTGTGTTTTAGCGTCAAGAACATCTAACTTTGAACCTATACCAGACTTAAATCTTATACGTGCTTCATTTAAGGAAA is a window of Prochlorococcus marinus subsp. marinus str. CCMP1375 DNA encoding:
- a CDS encoding YihY/virulence factor BrkB family protein encodes the protein MVIHWRRHFNWFLRSLWYASQRWNRCDCVDLSAAFAYYTLQSFFPILLISLSVASWFLGNQQGLDQQIIGLASQVLPPSVVGLVETTLIKLVNQGFGAGILGAMFLIITAGNAYLTLQRGADRLWEDALPSKTSPIPLRMQAFRLIRNRIEAFLVVLLVGVLMVIDEISSYLRMIPGAVWTDLKDNSPQLTNTLSKIPLIEVGQVIIPFMGFTIMALLLQALVPRRRVPIRPLIPGSIMIGTLLTLLNSAVSRTILSLGSRFQAYGIISGVLVLTLWIWLVGLIIYFGQCWSIGLVSNQVNRHRKTKTIHISI
- a CDS encoding DUF2973 domain-containing protein encodes the protein MMSSIFPFVYALIVIVLLWQALRVMSRGLFAANALEKADNPLKKDRTGQFTIHPELLNKDGKITDEDLLTVRFSNDLDPPKQTESSSE
- a CDS encoding inositol monophosphatase family protein, which encodes MNETRPSILNKDQFKLLHDLVDKVAERQLRDFGKINSELKDDGTLITSCDRWSDNFIVDGVNTITNKQEGVLSEEGSKLVPSSKAYWIVDPLDGTTNFAAGIPFWAISIARFVDGNPETAILDIPALQKRVVAIKGQGVWVNNKQINPRDTNLSKSDCVSVCSRSISVLQKQPKKRFPGKIRLLGVSSLNMLSVAIGQTFGALEATPKIWDLAASWLILQELGCSIKWLDNPPTSVQVGEDLSAVNFPLIAADCEQDLERLIPWGNILMQ
- a CDS encoding ABC transporter ATP-binding protein, whose amino-acid sequence is MIRLEKVSKIYPTAEVLKEITWEIKPSQRIGLVGVNGAGKSTQLRIIAGLEEVSSGEVLYEGQPRIAYLQQEFDVDVNRTLREELFQAFADAAEVLIEINKIEQQMNSEKAKSDDQFLNSLIKQLGTLQMRFEALHGYELEAQIEKLLPQIGFFSDDAERLVGDFSGGWQMRVALGKILLQEPDLLLLDEPTNHLDLETIEWLEKYLLKQTAAMVIISHDRSFLDRICTNIVSTERGISRTYNGNYSDYLNQKELESESIKAAFDRQQKELTAQQDYIERFRASATRSTQAKSREKLLNKLDKIEAPISELKKPNFSFPKAPRSGKSVVRVDDLTHTYNDKIIFLGAKLHIETGDHIAILGPNGAGKSTLLRLIIGKEKAEDGLVELGRHNVIPSYFEQNQSEALELSKTVLDTLFDVVPDWSNTKVRSLLGSLGFSNDDVFKKVADLSGGEKARVALALIIVKPCNLLLLDEPTNHLDIPAKEMLEEAIKNYEGSLVVVSHDRYFISKVANRIVEIRDGQLIFYSGNYDYYKDKKRQQIEKEKALLDEAKKEAKRIAKRKLQRKSKKK
- a CDS encoding chlorophyll a/b-binding protein, which codes for MSPEDIEPRYGFVNYAEIWNGRLAMLGIVIGLSTELLTGQGILGQIGFG
- the xseA gene encoding exodeoxyribonuclease VII large subunit → MNKDTVPHFSVGELNQAIGNLLSRGFAPTFLLHATVSKAQLKNGHLWLTLTDGKASISAVIWSSSLKNISFRPVEEDGVELLGKLNFWQNRATLVVQVIQIRPTLSTVLRQFEVVRSLLVNEGLIADERRRPLPRFPSAIAIFTSVPSSAYADMLRTAKERWPLTKLLVVAIPVQGEVSVKIREALSKLADSYLHLGVQALVLARGGGSREDLMVFDNEELCRQLAEFPIPVITGLGHEDDLTVADLVADHRSATPTAAIVDLLPSREMAKNNCIQLRARFKDYVTWTIQNKSREILDRKNTLVNFSPFLQLRKQKQLLSQMTKLLIALSPTSLLKRGFCIVRNNLDTAVKSVKDLKVGDQVTIELSDGYTHSKVQTIFPNKKI
- a CDS encoding TolC family protein, which produces MLDVGLASSGDYSIKNHETLSSSARIKDSKHKLIGQIEKVKIASSDRSKKVRKSLEKFKILNNKVIKLEDLEDLIKANSYELKIMRKRIEETRYLLKSEVSAWYPNLDISSTGFPQYLKGNTFNKLSTNTSSNQLKASLKATLKWDVINPARIPQIAAARDEFERQRIAYTIKMRDLVLEAQNQFFNLQKSLQDIRIAKDSIKTSKISLNEARIRFKSGIGSKLDVLDAKTQLSNDKQLLADRLGNKKIYQRKLAQLLNLKPNTTPIIGSKPKVIGIWKISLEESINYAIKYRKELDQISLQISMNENNAKAALAGKKPTVSIYNTFDSSLSKGETFVSSPRTNNSINSQNNTLGLQFNWPIFDGGYSKARYNAKKEKVKELEARIALKKTEIRKEVEEIFYKLNISKESIKNSYEAIQSSKESLRLSILRLKTGITTQREVIVSQRDLTQAEVNHIKSITDYNTNLITLQRKTGIKKLQNCEDKDTNALSEKNLPNHLSLNEEACIGLL
- the xseB gene encoding exodeoxyribonuclease VII small subunit, whose product is MIKKDQDSNNNKLFNQDKVKDLSSVINKLSYEDSLKQLDDILNKLQNESLLVEDLQENYLKAKLYLKHCEQLLDKVEQEIHEIIPSEIDEIANN
- a CDS encoding trypsin-like peptidase domain-containing protein encodes the protein MNTKNKMTIKLTSKTISELMKKYKPIYGYALSLLILGTNTSARTAFIVPLTSQIERKQFQLIANKSFVSEALKKSGPAVVTIETQRKVFTNNRNIFPPNLLIDPNFERFFANPNRQYQRPRIERGQGSGVIFASEGLVLTNAHVVENSEELMVGLSDGRRIPGRVVGQDYLTDLAVVRLKGLGPWPKAYLGNSEEIEVGDWAIAVGNPYGLEKTVTLGIISNLNRNVSQLGISDKRLNLIQTDAAINPGNSGGPLLNSQGEVIGINTLVRSGPGAGLGFAIPINKAIEIANQLASRGRAIHPMIGVNLSPTNGKGALIIYVLPGGPAEKRGLKVNDVIISINNKDVKNPQDVVNTINSNGISKKMKFLILRNNITIKIDIKPIDIRGFRSL